The Haloferax sp. Atlit-12N genome segment TCCGCGAGCGCGGCGGGTCCGACGTCGAGGTGTTCGTCGGCGGCTACACGAACGCCGCGGCGGTCGCGGACCTGCTCGAAGACCGCGGGCGGCCGGTCACTATCGTCGCCAGCGGGTCGAGCGGCCAGCCGACGCCCGACGACACCCTCGGCGCGGCGCTCATCGACGAGTGCCTTCACGGCGACGGCCTCACCGACCGCGACCGCGAGCGGTACGCGCGTCTCCTCGTGACGGCGAAAGGGCCGCGATACGAGCAGAAACACGAGATTCGGCGGCGCGACCTCCATGAGTTCGAGACGGAAATCGACTCCCGGTCGGTCGTGCCCGTCCTCCGTGGCGACCGCCTCGTCCCCGCGAGCCGGGTCGATGTCTGAGGTGACGCCCGTCCAGCGACCGCGGTTCGGCGCGTCGATGGACATCCGCTACGCCGACGAAGTCGCCTCGTTCGCCGAGTTCCTCCGCAGATTCGACCTGAACCACGTCGAACTCCGCGCGGGGTATCTGGACGTTCGGGCGGACGAGCGAGACGCCGAACGCCTGCGAGCGGTCGCCGAGGAGTTCGACGTGAGCTACACGGTCCACGGTCCCCATCTCGATGTCGCGCCCGGGAACGTCAACGAGCGACTTCGAGAGGCCACGGTCGCGGCGACGCGAGACGCCATCGAACTCGCCGCGGTAATCGACGCCGGCGGCGTTATCGTCCACGGAGGGACAGTTCGGACCCGCTATCCCGACCACGTCCGCGAACACACCCGCGAGCAGGCGGTCCAGACGCTCCGCGAGTGCGCCGAGTTCGCCGCCGAGGCGGGCGTTCCGGTCTGTCTCGAAAACCAGCGCGACAAACCGGGGACGCGTCGGCACACGGCGACCCCGGACCGACTCGCCGCGTTCCTCGACGACGTCGGCGTCGGCGACGAGTTCCTGAAACTGACGCTCGACGTGGGCCACGCGAAGGCGACGGGCGTCGACTACCGACAATTCGTCGAGCGATTCGGCGGCCGCATTCAGGTCGCGCACCTCCACGACAACGACGGCACCGAAGACGCGCACGAACCGCTTCCGTCGTTCCGGTCGGTCGCCGCGGACATCGACGCTCCGTACAACGTCTTGGAGATGAAGTCCCGCGCGGACG includes the following:
- a CDS encoding 2-phosphosulfolactate phosphatase, with protein sequence MSADGRQTEPFVETLIEGCENIPADPEPGDYVVVDVTHFSATVAELLALGAEYVHVTDERGDEPAYQEDHPECLIGGGKTDDYEPNPGYDFFNSPSYVQRLDLEGRPTAMTSTNGGRAVSTLRERGGSDVEVFVGGYTNAAAVADLLEDRGRPVTIVASGSSGQPTPDDTLGAALIDECLHGDGLTDRDRERYARLLVTAKGPRYEQKHEIRRRDLHEFETEIDSRSVVPVLRGDRLVPASRVDV
- a CDS encoding sugar phosphate isomerase/epimerase, with product MSEVTPVQRPRFGASMDIRYADEVASFAEFLRRFDLNHVELRAGYLDVRADERDAERLRAVAEEFDVSYTVHGPHLDVAPGNVNERLREATVAATRDAIELAAVIDAGGVIVHGGTVRTRYPDHVREHTREQAVQTLRECAEFAAEAGVPVCLENQRDKPGTRRHTATPDRLAAFLDDVGVGDEFLKLTLDVGHAKATGVDYRQFVERFGGRIQVAHLHDNDGTEDAHEPLPSFRSVAADIDAPYNVLEMKSRADVERCVGAPDA